Part of the Burkholderia sp. FERM BP-3421 genome, CGGTGGCGATCGTGCTGCGCTTGCAGCCCGTCGTGCCGTTGCCGTTCGTCGTCGACAGGTTGAAGCCGCCCATGAAGCCGCCCCACGTGACGCCCTGCGCGTTCAGCAGGTCGCCGATGTTCTTGCCGGACATCATCGCCTGATCGGTCGTGCTCGAGCACACGTCGTAGCCCGGGTCGACGTCGTTGATCATCGTGTAGCCGGACTGGCCGTCGTTGATGTAGTACGAGCTTTTCGCGAGCGTCGACACGGCCTTCGAGGTCTTGACGATCTGCATGCCGTTGGTCTGGCCGGAAATCACGTTGAGCGCGCCCGGCGTCGACGGACCGTAGGTCGAGGTATAGGCGTTGTCGCTCATCGCGAAGCGCTGCGCGTAGTTCCACAGCGCGGTGACCGTGTTGCCGTCGAAGTAGCCCATCACCTGGCCGGTGGTGCCGAACGCGCCTGCGCCGCCGCTCGAACCCGAGCCCGTGTATTTCGGGAACAGGTCGGCGAGGCCGTTGTCGTAGGCCTGCTGTTCGGCCGTGTACGCGTGGTTCTGGTCGGCCGTCGCGGCCTGCGTGCGGTCGAGGCGGAACGGATTGGCGGCGCCCGCGCCGTTCGCGCTGTTGGCCGCGTTCGGATTCGTGTTCAGCAGCGCGGCCGTGAGGCCGTTGACGGTCGGCGTGCCCGATGCGGCGTTGAAGGTCGGCTCGCCCGACGGGTTGGTCGCGTTCGGATAGGTGCCGAAGTAGTGGTCGAACGATACGTTCTCGCCATAGATCACGACCAGGTGCTTGATGGGCGTGGTGGTCTTGAGCGCATCCTGCGACGACACGACCGGAGTGGTCGACGACGCGGCGGGCGACGAACTGTCGGTACCGCCACAGGCGTAGAGGGCGATGGCCGAACCGGCACACGCCGTGGCGATCAAAGCTCGACGAAGCATCTTGTGGGACTCCATTGGAAAGCCGTCCGTTTATTGACTTCCCCGTATGGGACAGCTCTTGTGGGACGGCATGAACCGAATACGTTTCGGATGTCGCATCGAGGCCGGTCGCGCGTGGTTCGCCCGGGTCCGGCTTCGAAGCAGCAGCATTGAAACAGTTAGGTATGAAGTTATGGAGTCGGAAGGCTTTCGCGGGCGTTACTGCGAATTGTCGATGTAATTACAACGCGGGCGGGCGGGGGCGCGCGCCGCGACCAGTGCGGCATGAAGGTCGCGGCGCGGCGGCGTCAGAACGGACGGCGCGTCGTGCTGTCGTTGGTGAAGTACGCGTCGATCACCTGATAGAAGCCCATCGCGGTGTCGGCGACTTCCCAGACCGCGAGGATCACCTGATAACCCGTGCGCACCGGCAACTGGCATTGGTGAATGGTCGGTTGCTGCGGGACCAGGTTGGCGTTCGGATCCCAGTACGGCTGGCCCGGATTCTGGATCGTGCAGAACGGCGTGGCTTCGAACTGCGCGCGCGTGAGCTTTTGCGTCGGATCCCAGTTCGCGCGGGTGATGAAGTAGTTCCAGCGGCGGGTCTTGTGCACGGCGCTGAATTCCCACTTGAAGCTCTGCACCGCGCCGGAGCGCAGCGGCACCTTGGTCCAGCGATCGGGCGACTGTTCGTCGAGCACCGTGACGCTGCCGCCCGTGCTTGCCCCCGCGATGTCGCCGTCGGGCGGCGGCGGTGCGTTCTTCGCATCGGCCGGCGCGAACGGGTCGGTCAGGCCGCCCTGGGTCGCGGGGAAGAACTTGCCGTTCTCCATCGCGTTGGCCTGCCATGCGTCGATATCGCAGTTCGGGTTCTGGCCCAGCGTGCACAGCACGATGCGCGACGGCGGATCGGTGATGCGGCCGTGCGCGCCGGCGGCGGCGGCGAAGCCGACCAGCAGCGCGCCGGCCAGCGTGCGCACGGCGGCGGAAGTGAGCGGACGTCGGATCAACTGCTTCATGTAACCCCCTCGGATCAAGTGAAGTGACGTGAGGCGGCGCTGCGCGCGGCGAGCCCGGCACGGGTCGTCGCGGCGCGTCGCAGGTATCCCGGGTGGCGGGAT contains:
- a CDS encoding lytic polysaccharide monooxygenase — its product is MKQLIRRPLTSAAVRTLAGALLVGFAAAAGAHGRITDPPSRIVLCTLGQNPNCDIDAWQANAMENGKFFPATQGGLTDPFAPADAKNAPPPPDGDIAGASTGGSVTVLDEQSPDRWTKVPLRSGAVQSFKWEFSAVHKTRRWNYFITRANWDPTQKLTRAQFEATPFCTIQNPGQPYWDPNANLVPQQPTIHQCQLPVRTGYQVILAVWEVADTAMGFYQVIDAYFTNDSTTRRPF
- a CDS encoding phospholipase C, with the translated sequence MLRRALIATACAGSAIALYACGGTDSSSPAASSTTPVVSSQDALKTTTPIKHLVVIYGENVSFDHYFGTYPNATNPSGEPTFNAASGTPTVNGLTAALLNTNPNAANSANGAGAANPFRLDRTQAATADQNHAYTAEQQAYDNGLADLFPKYTGSGSSGGAGAFGTTGQVMGYFDGNTVTALWNYAQRFAMSDNAYTSTYGPSTPGALNVISGQTNGMQIVKTSKAVSTLAKSSYYINDGQSGYTMINDVDPGYDVCSSTTDQAMMSGKNIGDLLNAQGVTWGGFMGGFNLSTTNGNGTTGCKRSTIATAVNASTADYIPHHNWFQYYASTSNPQHTRSSSLAAVGSSVQSDGKTAEPANHQYDTDDFFAAVKAGNFPSVSFLKAPAAQDAHAGYSDPLDEQAFVTKVINFLQQQPDWQNTAVIVTYDDSDGWYDHAYASPTRASFDAIDQLNGNAQCGSGTATTGVGGATVNGRCGPGTRIPFVVISPWAKQNYVSHTLIDQASVVRFIEDNWLNSTRIGGGSFDATAGDLRDLLNLSGSANSNTLYLDPTLGTAVATPPSI